One window from the genome of Malus domestica chromosome 01, GDT2T_hap1 encodes:
- the LOC103432809 gene encoding serine/threonine-protein kinase BLUS1-like: MATSSSSPSHQDDPQKVQFPLDSAAYENLQEIGSGDKVFVYKAVCVPMNSAIVAIKSVNLNQSAAHFESKLRDTKTLSLSHPNILGDHCSFTTAERRLWVVMPFMTFGSLQSVIIAPSAFPEGLPEPCIAVVLKETLNALSYLHGHGRFHGDIKPGNILVDSDGSVKIADFGVSSSFYDADFSTGANDSTRPYWVAPGGGGCKADIWAFGITALELALGGPPLSGLPLLLGTQIMKVKNRFRLADYEHIIKDFRNQKYSAAFKDLVGSCLDRDPEKRPAAEALLKHPFFHDCGGKDYLVGTVLPHLESVEERFKKRSRGLAHVLGKVDYEEVRGEDMGFKGWNFNVDDFVFNPVFPIASSSTPSSESSDGIEFRLSACVRRLAKQLQIVMMTTGELKGAIEASIEEPVEIWMMKNALEKEKEDIMDLQIKLREFALNPIYPAGLYTTVYSTSSFPADGGNARLVWLLVESLVKLVRIAGKLEIQIKNLISIIDEELGGGGEVEALKRKLESEHQTCLGFQVALELIKLSLDPNERD; this comes from the coding sequence ATGGCgacttcttcgtcttctccctCCCACCAAGATGACCCACAAAAGGTCCAATTCCCGTTGGACTCCGCCGCGTACGAAAACCTCCAAGAAATCGGCTCTGGCGACAAGGTCTTCGTCTACAAGGCCGTCTGCGTCCCCATGAACTCTGCAATCGTCGCAATCAAGTCCGTCAACCTCAATCAATCCGCTGCCCATTTCGAGAGTAAGCTGCGCGACACCAAGACTCTGTCTCTTTCCCACCCCAACATTCTCGGCGATCATTGCTCCTTCACCACCGCCGAGCGCCGTCTCTGGGTGGTCATGCCGTTCATGACCTTCGGCTCTCTGCAATCCGTAATAATCGCCCCTTCAGCTTTCCCGGAAGGATTACCAGAGCCCTGCATTGCAGTCGTCCTGAAGGAGACGCTAAACGCCCTGTCGTATCTCCATGGCCACGGACGCTTCCACGGCGACATCAAGCCCGGAAATATCTTGGTTGACTCTGATGGGTCCGTTAAGATCGCAGATTTCggggtttcttcttctttctacgACGCCGATTTTTCAACTGGGGCAAACGACTCTACAAGGCCGTATTGGGTGGCGCCCGGCGGAGGTGGATGCAAGGCGGATATCTGGGCATTTGGCATCACGGCGCTGGAATTGGCTCTGGGCGGCCCTCCCCTGTCTGGCTTGCCGCTGTTATTGGGGACTCAAATTATGAAGGTCAAGAACAGGTTCCGGCTTGCGGATTACGAACACATCATCAAGGATTTCCGGAACCAGAAGTACTCTGCGGCTTTCAAAGACTTGGTAGGTTCTTGCCTTGATCGGGACCCGGAGAAGAGGCCGGCGGCAGAGGCGCTGCTGAAGCACCCGTTTTTCCACGACTGCGGGGGCAAGGACTATCTGGTGGGGACTGTGCTTCCGCATTTGGAGAGCGTCGAGGAGAGGTTCAAGAAAAGAAGCAGGGGTTTGGCTCACGTGTTGGGCAAGGTAGACTATGAAGAAGTGAGGGGTGAGGATATGGGGTTTAAAGGATGGAATTTCAATGTGGACGACTTTGTTTTCAACCCAGTTTTTCCGATTGCGTCGTCTTCTACTCCCAGCTCTGAGTCTTCCGACGGCATCGAATTCCGGCTATCAGCATGTGTAAGGAGGTTGGCAAAGCAATTACAGATTGTGATGATGACTACTGGTGAGTTGAAGGGAGCAATTGAGGCGAGCATTGAGGAACCCGTAGAGATTTGGATGATGAAGAATGCGTtggagaaagagaaggaagatATTATGGACCTGCAGATTAAATTGAGGGAGTTTGCTTTGAACCCGATTTATCCGGCTGGGTTGTATACTACTGTGTATTCTACTTCCAGCTTTCCGGCAGATGGCGGCAACGCTCGGCTGGTGTGGTTGCTAGTGGAATCGCTGGtgaaattggtgagaattgcaGGAAAATTGGAAATACAGATTAAGAATTTGATCAGCATTATTGATGAAGAATTGGGAGGAGGAGGGGAGGTTGAGGCGCTGAAGAGGAAGTTGGAGTCTGAGCACCAAACATGTTTGGGGTTTCAGGTAGCGTTGGAGCTGATCAAGTTAAGTTTGGACCCTAATGAAAGAGATTAG